From Polyodon spathula isolate WHYD16114869_AA chromosome 24, ASM1765450v1, whole genome shotgun sequence, one genomic window encodes:
- the LOC121298820 gene encoding tapasin-like isoform X1, protein MPGILTIYKLTAIALICSTYRAHPVLSVCPMLDCWYVEEKPGSFASAVKQEKSLLYIRTTADQTGPEQNHPSDIDPKRVYYVSDPAGPLCSSSLVSVEGAMEKPQCEINPFTPQPAQVVWSLSLTSGGVSPVRLGADWLSSSITAHNVDIVVSSILRVPTATRQATAVLSVFSHTPVLRSRLGQSARLDCGFSVLPGWQDPGSEFAVEWRYQYRGEGRLVYAYNGQTDRLEERSAQQKEADMDIEALHQTRNASLVLHSVSVHHRGTYICTVYLPYILAQVAMELEVIEPPRLSLFPSPLWSHPGHLVELSCEISGFYPLDVGVQWLWRPAGGARVRYLPEAQLSGHTQNPDGTYSQTSFLRVTPESGDHHGQYSCIVTHLGASYRKTATLHIAGASGPSIEDAISLFVVAFLLYGLLKLGSWLFCAKVFPAVETDKQKAE, encoded by the exons ATGCCAGGGATCTTAACTATTTACAAACTAACCGCTATTGCGCTGATATGCAGCACATATAGGG CCCACCCTGTTCTCAGCGTGTGCCCCATGCTCGACTGCTGGTATGTGGAGGAAAAGCCGGGCAGTTTCGCCTCCGCCGTGAAACAGGAGAAATCCCTCCTGTACATCAGAACCACCGCTGACCAGACTGGGCCGGAGCAGAACCACCCCTCTGACATCGACCCCAAGAGGGTCTACTACGTCTCAG ATCCAGCGGGGCCTCTGTGCAGTTCCTCTCTGGTGTCGGTAGAGGGTGCTATGGAGAAGCCGCAGTGTGAGATTAACCCCTTCACTCCTCAGCCTGCCCAGGTGGTCTGGAGCCTCTCTCTGACCAGTGGTGGGGTCAGCCCAGTCCGCCTGGGAGCTGATTGGCTTTCCTCCTCCATCACCGCCCACAATGTGGACATAGTTGTGTCCAGCATCTTGAGGGTTCCCACGGCAACCAGGCAGGCCACAG CGGTTCTCAGCGTGTTCTCTCACACCCCGGTCCTGCGCTCTCGTCTCGGGCAGTCGGCTCGTCTGGACTGTGGGTTCTCGGTGCTGCCGGGTTGGCAGGATCCTGGTTCTGAGTTTGCGGTGGAGTGGCGGTACCAGTACCGTGGGGAGGGCAGGCTGGTCTATGCGTAcaacggacagacagacagactggaggAGCGCAGCGCCCAGCAGAAAGAGGCGGACATGGACATAGAGGCACTGCACCAGACACGAAATGCATCATTGGTGCTGCACAGTGTAAGCGTGCACCACAGGGGCACATACATCTGCACTGTGTACCTGCCCTACATCTTGGCACAGGTAGCAATGGAGTTGGAGGTCATAG AGCCCCCACGCCTATCCCtcttcccctcccctctctggTCCCACCCCGGCCACCTGGTTGAGCTCTCCTGTGAGATCTCTGGGTTCTACCCCCTGGATGTGGGGGTGCAGTGGCTGTGGAGGCCTGCAGGGGGCGCCAGGGTGCGCTACCTCCCGGAGGCTCAGCTGTCCGGACACACCCAGAACCCCGACGGGACGTACAGCCAAACCAGCTTCCTGAGAGTCACCCCGGAGTCAGGGGACCACCATGGCCAGTACTCCTGCATAGTGACTCATCTGGGGGCCAGCTACAGGAAGACAGCCACCCTGCACAttgcag GTGCATCAGGCCCCTCTATTGAGGATGCGATCAGTTTGTTTGTTGTGGCTTTTCTTCTGTACGGGCTGCTGAAGCTGGGGAGCTGGCTGTTCTGTGCTAAAG TTTTTCCTGCAGTTGAAACAGACAAG CAGAAGGCAGAGTGA
- the LOC121298820 gene encoding tapasin-like isoform X2, translating to MPGILTIYKLTAIALICSTYRAHPVLSVCPMLDCWYVEEKPGSFASAVKQEKSLLYIRTTADQTGPEQNHPSDIDPKRVYYVSDPAGPLCSSSLVSVEGAMEKPQCEINPFTPQPAQVVWSLSLTSGGVSPVRLGADWLSSSITAHNVDIVVSSILRVPTATRQATAVLSVFSHTPVLRSRLGQSARLDCGFSVLPGWQDPGSEFAVEWRYQYRGEGRLVYAYNGQTDRLEERSAQQKEADMDIEALHQTRNASLVLHSVSVHHRGTYICTVYLPYILAQVAMELEVIEPPRLSLFPSPLWSHPGHLVELSCEISGFYPLDVGVQWLWRPAGGARVRYLPEAQLSGHTQNPDGTYSQTSFLRVTPESGDHHGQYSCIVTHLGASYRKTATLHIAGASGPSIEDAISLFVVAFLLYGLLKLGSWLFCAKVFPAVETDKKAE from the exons ATGCCAGGGATCTTAACTATTTACAAACTAACCGCTATTGCGCTGATATGCAGCACATATAGGG CCCACCCTGTTCTCAGCGTGTGCCCCATGCTCGACTGCTGGTATGTGGAGGAAAAGCCGGGCAGTTTCGCCTCCGCCGTGAAACAGGAGAAATCCCTCCTGTACATCAGAACCACCGCTGACCAGACTGGGCCGGAGCAGAACCACCCCTCTGACATCGACCCCAAGAGGGTCTACTACGTCTCAG ATCCAGCGGGGCCTCTGTGCAGTTCCTCTCTGGTGTCGGTAGAGGGTGCTATGGAGAAGCCGCAGTGTGAGATTAACCCCTTCACTCCTCAGCCTGCCCAGGTGGTCTGGAGCCTCTCTCTGACCAGTGGTGGGGTCAGCCCAGTCCGCCTGGGAGCTGATTGGCTTTCCTCCTCCATCACCGCCCACAATGTGGACATAGTTGTGTCCAGCATCTTGAGGGTTCCCACGGCAACCAGGCAGGCCACAG CGGTTCTCAGCGTGTTCTCTCACACCCCGGTCCTGCGCTCTCGTCTCGGGCAGTCGGCTCGTCTGGACTGTGGGTTCTCGGTGCTGCCGGGTTGGCAGGATCCTGGTTCTGAGTTTGCGGTGGAGTGGCGGTACCAGTACCGTGGGGAGGGCAGGCTGGTCTATGCGTAcaacggacagacagacagactggaggAGCGCAGCGCCCAGCAGAAAGAGGCGGACATGGACATAGAGGCACTGCACCAGACACGAAATGCATCATTGGTGCTGCACAGTGTAAGCGTGCACCACAGGGGCACATACATCTGCACTGTGTACCTGCCCTACATCTTGGCACAGGTAGCAATGGAGTTGGAGGTCATAG AGCCCCCACGCCTATCCCtcttcccctcccctctctggTCCCACCCCGGCCACCTGGTTGAGCTCTCCTGTGAGATCTCTGGGTTCTACCCCCTGGATGTGGGGGTGCAGTGGCTGTGGAGGCCTGCAGGGGGCGCCAGGGTGCGCTACCTCCCGGAGGCTCAGCTGTCCGGACACACCCAGAACCCCGACGGGACGTACAGCCAAACCAGCTTCCTGAGAGTCACCCCGGAGTCAGGGGACCACCATGGCCAGTACTCCTGCATAGTGACTCATCTGGGGGCCAGCTACAGGAAGACAGCCACCCTGCACAttgcag GTGCATCAGGCCCCTCTATTGAGGATGCGATCAGTTTGTTTGTTGTGGCTTTTCTTCTGTACGGGCTGCTGAAGCTGGGGAGCTGGCTGTTCTGTGCTAAAG TTTTTCCTGCAGTTGAAACAGACAAG AAGGCAGAGTGA
- the LOC121298820 gene encoding tapasin-like isoform X3, which produces MPGILTIYKLTAIALICSTYRAHPVLSVCPMLDCWYVEEKPGSFASAVKQEKSLLYIRTTADQTGPEQNHPSDIDPKRVYYVSDPAGPLCSSSLVSVEGAMEKPQCEINPFTPQPAQVVWSLSLTSGGVSPVRLGADWLSSSITAHNVDIVVSSILRVPTATRQATAVLSVFSHTPVLRSRLGQSARLDCGFSVLPGWQDPGSEFAVEWRYQYRGEGRLVYAYNGQTDRLEERSAQQKEADMDIEALHQTRNASLVLHSVSVHHRGTYICTVYLPYILAQVAMELEVIEPPRLSLFPSPLWSHPGHLVELSCEISGFYPLDVGVQWLWRPAGGARVRYLPEAQLSGHTQNPDGTYSQTSFLRVTPESGDHHGQYSCIVTHLGASYRKTATLHIAVFPAVETDKQKAE; this is translated from the exons ATGCCAGGGATCTTAACTATTTACAAACTAACCGCTATTGCGCTGATATGCAGCACATATAGGG CCCACCCTGTTCTCAGCGTGTGCCCCATGCTCGACTGCTGGTATGTGGAGGAAAAGCCGGGCAGTTTCGCCTCCGCCGTGAAACAGGAGAAATCCCTCCTGTACATCAGAACCACCGCTGACCAGACTGGGCCGGAGCAGAACCACCCCTCTGACATCGACCCCAAGAGGGTCTACTACGTCTCAG ATCCAGCGGGGCCTCTGTGCAGTTCCTCTCTGGTGTCGGTAGAGGGTGCTATGGAGAAGCCGCAGTGTGAGATTAACCCCTTCACTCCTCAGCCTGCCCAGGTGGTCTGGAGCCTCTCTCTGACCAGTGGTGGGGTCAGCCCAGTCCGCCTGGGAGCTGATTGGCTTTCCTCCTCCATCACCGCCCACAATGTGGACATAGTTGTGTCCAGCATCTTGAGGGTTCCCACGGCAACCAGGCAGGCCACAG CGGTTCTCAGCGTGTTCTCTCACACCCCGGTCCTGCGCTCTCGTCTCGGGCAGTCGGCTCGTCTGGACTGTGGGTTCTCGGTGCTGCCGGGTTGGCAGGATCCTGGTTCTGAGTTTGCGGTGGAGTGGCGGTACCAGTACCGTGGGGAGGGCAGGCTGGTCTATGCGTAcaacggacagacagacagactggaggAGCGCAGCGCCCAGCAGAAAGAGGCGGACATGGACATAGAGGCACTGCACCAGACACGAAATGCATCATTGGTGCTGCACAGTGTAAGCGTGCACCACAGGGGCACATACATCTGCACTGTGTACCTGCCCTACATCTTGGCACAGGTAGCAATGGAGTTGGAGGTCATAG AGCCCCCACGCCTATCCCtcttcccctcccctctctggTCCCACCCCGGCCACCTGGTTGAGCTCTCCTGTGAGATCTCTGGGTTCTACCCCCTGGATGTGGGGGTGCAGTGGCTGTGGAGGCCTGCAGGGGGCGCCAGGGTGCGCTACCTCCCGGAGGCTCAGCTGTCCGGACACACCCAGAACCCCGACGGGACGTACAGCCAAACCAGCTTCCTGAGAGTCACCCCGGAGTCAGGGGACCACCATGGCCAGTACTCCTGCATAGTGACTCATCTGGGGGCCAGCTACAGGAAGACAGCCACCCTGCACAttgcag TTTTTCCTGCAGTTGAAACAGACAAG CAGAAGGCAGAGTGA
- the LOC121298820 gene encoding tapasin-like isoform X4, which translates to MPGILTIYKLTAIALICSTYRAHPVLSVCPMLDCWYVEEKPGSFASAVKQEKSLLYIRTTADQTGPEQNHPSDIDPKRVYYVSDPAGPLCSSSLVSVEGAMEKPQCEINPFTPQPAQVVWSLSLTSGGVSPVRLGADWLSSSITAHNVDIVVSSILRVPTATRQATAVLSVFSHTPVLRSRLGQSARLDCGFSVLPGWQDPGSEFAVEWRYQYRGEGRLVYAYNGQTDRLEERSAQQKEADMDIEALHQTRNASLVLHSVSVHHRGTYICTVYLPYILAQVAMELEVIEPPRLSLFPSPLWSHPGHLVELSCEISGFYPLDVGVQWLWRPAGGARVRYLPEAQLSGHTQNPDGTYSQTSFLRVTPESGDHHGQYSCIVTHLGASYRKTATLHIAVFPAVETDKKAE; encoded by the exons ATGCCAGGGATCTTAACTATTTACAAACTAACCGCTATTGCGCTGATATGCAGCACATATAGGG CCCACCCTGTTCTCAGCGTGTGCCCCATGCTCGACTGCTGGTATGTGGAGGAAAAGCCGGGCAGTTTCGCCTCCGCCGTGAAACAGGAGAAATCCCTCCTGTACATCAGAACCACCGCTGACCAGACTGGGCCGGAGCAGAACCACCCCTCTGACATCGACCCCAAGAGGGTCTACTACGTCTCAG ATCCAGCGGGGCCTCTGTGCAGTTCCTCTCTGGTGTCGGTAGAGGGTGCTATGGAGAAGCCGCAGTGTGAGATTAACCCCTTCACTCCTCAGCCTGCCCAGGTGGTCTGGAGCCTCTCTCTGACCAGTGGTGGGGTCAGCCCAGTCCGCCTGGGAGCTGATTGGCTTTCCTCCTCCATCACCGCCCACAATGTGGACATAGTTGTGTCCAGCATCTTGAGGGTTCCCACGGCAACCAGGCAGGCCACAG CGGTTCTCAGCGTGTTCTCTCACACCCCGGTCCTGCGCTCTCGTCTCGGGCAGTCGGCTCGTCTGGACTGTGGGTTCTCGGTGCTGCCGGGTTGGCAGGATCCTGGTTCTGAGTTTGCGGTGGAGTGGCGGTACCAGTACCGTGGGGAGGGCAGGCTGGTCTATGCGTAcaacggacagacagacagactggaggAGCGCAGCGCCCAGCAGAAAGAGGCGGACATGGACATAGAGGCACTGCACCAGACACGAAATGCATCATTGGTGCTGCACAGTGTAAGCGTGCACCACAGGGGCACATACATCTGCACTGTGTACCTGCCCTACATCTTGGCACAGGTAGCAATGGAGTTGGAGGTCATAG AGCCCCCACGCCTATCCCtcttcccctcccctctctggTCCCACCCCGGCCACCTGGTTGAGCTCTCCTGTGAGATCTCTGGGTTCTACCCCCTGGATGTGGGGGTGCAGTGGCTGTGGAGGCCTGCAGGGGGCGCCAGGGTGCGCTACCTCCCGGAGGCTCAGCTGTCCGGACACACCCAGAACCCCGACGGGACGTACAGCCAAACCAGCTTCCTGAGAGTCACCCCGGAGTCAGGGGACCACCATGGCCAGTACTCCTGCATAGTGACTCATCTGGGGGCCAGCTACAGGAAGACAGCCACCCTGCACAttgcag TTTTTCCTGCAGTTGAAACAGACAAG AAGGCAGAGTGA